The Branchiostoma floridae strain S238N-H82 chromosome 1, Bfl_VNyyK, whole genome shotgun sequence sequence tacTTGTTATTGTATGTATAACTATTTAGAACTTTATCATCCATTATCCAGCAACAAGGTACAATAATGGTCTGTTTCATTCAATTCATTCTGTCGATTTTCCTTGCAGTACTCCGAGTTGGCCATGATGTTGGCAAGGCTGCCAGTCCTATGCGGATTTGCCATAATAGCGGCCATGTTGGTGCTCAGTTTGCTTGTGTCTTTGCCTCACATAAACGATGAAAGGTATGGTGTAGCGATAACCTCTTACATGAAAAATTAACGTCTGAGTAAATTTGGCTATTCCATTGTATATGCTGTTTGGCAAGTGCTCGTAAAATATGAGCTTACCTATACCAGTATCAATACTCAAAGTATGACCGAAGGTttgaatatatatgtacatatcagAAACTCTAGATCTTATCATAGTACATACGTGTAACATAAATCTTTTCTGATACCATTCCATTACAGGCTGTACGATATAGCACCTTACCTAcgtgtctcatcgtcaataaagtcaaagtcaaagtgtcTGTAAGCCTAACACCAACATTGGTTTCATCAAAACCCACAAGACAGGAGGCAGCAGCGTCATGCAAATTTTCCAGCGCTTCGGCTATCTTCGCAATCTCTCGTTCTTGTTGCCGAGCGGAAAGTCCATCGGACAATTGTATCCGTACGGCATTCGCGACCGTAAGTACCTCCCGCCGATTGAGGCCGGGAGACCGTTCGACATCTTGGCACATCACACGGTCTATGATAGAGCGGGGATAACACAACTGCTCTctgctaacgttacatttgttaCCATCGTCAGGGAACCGATGGAACGGCTAAAGTCTGCCTTTAATTTTTACAAGCTGGCAAAGAGGTACAAAATTCCGGGACCAGACCCCCTGCTAAGGTTCCTGGAAAACCCAGGAAAATTTGAACATCCCATCACAAGATACCGCGATCGTCAAACAAGAAATAACATCGCCTTAGAATTGGGTTTTCCCCTGAAGAATCTATCATCCGTAAAGGAAAAGGACATCCAGGAATTTGTCGAGAAGACTTCGCGAGAGTTTGACCTCGTGATGGTGCTGGAGTATTTCGATGAGTCCTTGGTGCTGCTGAGGCGGCTGCTGTGTTGGGACATGCGAGACATTCTCAACTTTAAATACAACAGCTTTCAGTACGGGAAACTGGGAAATACGTCATTCTCGGAGAAGCTGATACAAAACTATCGCCAGCACTCCGCCATTGACTACACTCTGTACGAACACTTCAACAACACATTGTGGAGGAAGATCAACATGGCTGGGAGCGACTTCCGGAAAGAGC is a genomic window containing:
- the LOC118419136 gene encoding galactosylceramide sulfotransferase-like, coding for MQIFQRFGYLRNLSFLLPSGKSIGQLYPYGIRDRKYLPPIEAGRPFDILAHHTVYDRAGITQLLSANVTFVTIVREPMERLKSAFNFYKLAKRYKIPGPDPLLRFLENPGKFEHPITRYRDRQTRNNIALELGFPLKNLSSVKEKDIQEFVEKTSREFDLVMVLEYFDESLVLLRRLLCWDMRDILNFKYNSFQYGKLGNTSFSEKLIQNYRQHSAIDYTLYEHFNNTLWRKINMAGSDFRKELLAS